The following are from one region of the Williamwhitmania taraxaci genome:
- a CDS encoding thiopeptide-type bacteriocin biosynthesis protein — protein sequence MSDTLIKRSFVPGEEWVYYKFYCGAKTGDKVLEEAIIPAIERLKVNNLIDQWFFIRYADPDLHLRVRLHCSDVANIGEIIQTIYRFTQKMVEQELVWKVLLDTYQRELERYGANTMELSEQLFFFDSELFVKVLPYFRNTDGEVVRWLFALKSIDALLDSFQFSLDDKLLLLQELKSAFGKEFGMDQFLKGQLDAKFRKDRSLIEQALDSTSEKDSLIATLLNAIHEQRDVMKPIVLQILSMKQHAQLDIPFNDLMGSYIHMLVNRIFKSKQRMHEMVLYDFLYRYYKSTVARAKKHEGLAKAVKF from the coding sequence ATGAGCGATACTTTAATTAAGCGCAGTTTTGTTCCTGGTGAAGAGTGGGTTTACTATAAGTTCTACTGTGGCGCAAAAACAGGTGATAAGGTTTTAGAGGAAGCCATTATTCCTGCCATTGAACGGTTAAAAGTTAATAATTTAATTGATCAATGGTTCTTTATTCGGTATGCCGACCCTGATTTACATTTAAGAGTTCGCCTTCATTGCAGTGATGTTGCCAATATTGGCGAAATCATTCAAACTATATATCGGTTTACGCAAAAGATGGTAGAACAAGAGCTTGTATGGAAGGTTCTGCTCGATACCTACCAGCGCGAGTTGGAGCGTTATGGCGCCAATACAATGGAGTTGAGCGAGCAACTTTTCTTTTTCGATAGCGAACTATTTGTAAAGGTTCTTCCGTATTTCAGAAATACCGATGGTGAAGTTGTGCGTTGGCTTTTTGCGCTTAAATCGATTGATGCCTTGCTCGATTCTTTCCAATTCTCTCTTGATGATAAACTCCTTTTGTTGCAGGAGTTAAAATCTGCTTTTGGAAAGGAGTTTGGTATGGATCAATTTCTAAAAGGACAGTTGGATGCTAAGTTTCGTAAGGATAGAAGCCTTATAGAACAAGCGCTTGACTCCACTTCCGAAAAGGATAGTCTTATTGCTACTTTGTTAAACGCAATACATGAGCAGAGAGATGTAATGAAGCCTATTGTTCTTCAGATTTTATCAATGAAACAACATGCTCAGTTGGATATTCCCTTTAATGATCTGATGGGAAGTTATATTCATATGCTCGTAAACCGCATATTTAAATCCAAGCAACGAATGCACGAAATGGTATTGTATGATTTTTTGTATCGATACTATAAGTCAACTGTTGCTCGTGCTAAGAAACATGAAGGATTGGCAAAGGCGGTAAAGTTTTAG